In Acidovorax sp. GBBC 1281, a single window of DNA contains:
- a CDS encoding serine/threonine protein kinase — protein MRTPIVPDTAIDPTDDPTAEMPEGDDINDHLEAEQDVSDGIEDISVQAFDDPRSGGPLNFDDGTDMAHPRGKTGRDGGTWEAEGSDSGDLEPPAEMLSDRNGPSDPDAKRNG, from the coding sequence ATGCGCACCCCCATCGTTCCCGACACCGCCATCGACCCCACCGACGATCCCACGGCCGAAATGCCGGAAGGCGACGACATCAACGACCACCTGGAAGCCGAGCAGGACGTTTCGGACGGCATCGAGGACATCTCGGTGCAGGCCTTCGATGACCCGCGCAGCGGCGGCCCGCTGAACTTCGACGACGGCACCGACATGGCCCACCCTCGCGGCAAGACTGGCCGCGACGGCGGCACCTGGGAGGCCGAGGGCAGCGACAGCGGCGACCTGGAGCCACCGGCCGAGATGCTCTCCGACCGCAACGGCCCGAGCGACCCGGACGCCAAGCGCAACGGCTGA
- a CDS encoding LysR substrate-binding domain-containing protein: MAPPRIPPIQGLLAFEALARLRSVTHAAEEMSVTPSAVSHRIRQMETLLAVKLFARGDFSLTPAGAAYLERVREAIAALQHVPGTLGVGQATRLRLGVTPTFARQMLLPRIAQFRHAYPDIELQLQVSLPVHHVMAEEADVEVRFGTGHFPDRESVQLFADRITPVCSPEYLAETGPLDGLATEEAAARVRFIRCALEPWRTWFKAVGIAQPEPVVGSQFNDLGMAWDAAVAGFGVALLRLRAGQPWLESGQLVRLSRDSLPSPHDYFLCWKAGALDRWECAAFVDWLRQALHDGP, from the coding sequence ATGGCCCCGCCGCGCATTCCGCCGATCCAGGGCCTGCTGGCGTTCGAGGCGCTGGCGCGGCTGCGCAGCGTGACGCACGCGGCCGAGGAGATGAGCGTGACGCCCAGCGCGGTGAGCCACCGCATCCGCCAGATGGAGACGCTGCTGGCGGTCAAGCTCTTCGCCCGCGGCGATTTCAGCCTGACGCCCGCCGGCGCCGCCTACCTGGAGCGGGTGCGCGAGGCCATCGCCGCGCTGCAGCATGTGCCCGGCACCCTGGGCGTGGGCCAGGCGACGCGCCTGCGCCTGGGCGTGACGCCGACCTTCGCGCGCCAGATGCTGCTGCCGCGCATCGCACAGTTCCGCCACGCCTACCCGGACATCGAGCTGCAGTTGCAGGTGTCGCTGCCGGTGCACCACGTGATGGCCGAGGAGGCCGACGTGGAGGTGCGCTTCGGCACCGGGCACTTTCCCGACCGCGAATCGGTGCAGCTCTTCGCCGACCGGATCACGCCGGTGTGCAGCCCCGAATACCTGGCCGAGACCGGTCCGCTGGACGGCCTGGCGACGGAAGAGGCGGCAGCGCGCGTGCGCTTCATCCGCTGCGCGCTGGAGCCCTGGCGCACCTGGTTCAAGGCCGTGGGCATCGCCCAGCCCGAGCCGGTGGTGGGCAGCCAGTTCAACGACCTGGGCATGGCCTGGGACGCGGCGGTGGCCGGCTTCGGCGTGGCGCTGCTGCGCCTGCGCGCGGGGCAGCCCTGGCTGGAGAGCGGCCAGCTCGTGCGCCTGTCGCGCGACAGCCTGCCGTCGCCGCACGACTATTTCCTGTGCTGGAAGGCCGGCGCGCTCGATCGCTGGGAGTGCGCGGCCTTCGTGGACTGGCTGCGCCAGGCGCTGCACGACGGCCCCTGA
- a CDS encoding LysR substrate-binding domain-containing protein — MNDLPISALRTFRALARCGSFTATGRDLGMAQSAVSRHIAALEAHLRQTLVLRGHRRVQLTPAGELYLDTVQRVLDELDQGAVRATRSGGRPVVKILAMPSFAARWLVPRLARLPARIDAEIELATSIWDADFHKERFDIAVHYGDGAWPGARLLMHDSLVPVVSPRLLAGPRLQRIEDLARFCWLHDSLRSSKWPQWLAAFHLGDLASERHMKLQDTEATLTAAVAGLGIAVGHAVLIEHDVREGRLAEAWPGHMPLAAGYHLLQSKRSVRNAAAQALVAWLFDEAEAFRRTQQIPDARRGAPTGQPFARG, encoded by the coding sequence ATGAACGACCTGCCGATCTCGGCTTTGCGGACCTTCCGCGCGCTCGCGCGCTGCGGCAGCTTCACGGCCACGGGCCGCGACCTGGGCATGGCGCAGTCGGCCGTCAGCCGGCACATCGCGGCCCTGGAAGCGCATCTGCGCCAGACGCTGGTGCTGCGCGGCCACCGCCGCGTGCAGCTCACGCCGGCGGGCGAGCTGTACCTGGACACCGTGCAGCGGGTGCTGGACGAGCTGGACCAGGGCGCCGTGCGGGCCACCCGCTCGGGGGGCCGGCCGGTCGTCAAGATCCTGGCCATGCCGTCGTTCGCGGCCCGCTGGCTCGTGCCGCGGCTCGCCCGGCTGCCCGCCCGCATTGATGCCGAGATCGAGCTGGCGACGTCGATCTGGGATGCCGACTTCCACAAGGAGCGGTTCGACATCGCCGTCCACTACGGGGACGGGGCATGGCCTGGCGCCCGCTTGCTCATGCACGACAGCCTCGTTCCCGTCGTCTCGCCGCGCCTGCTGGCCGGACCGAGGCTGCAGCGGATCGAAGACCTCGCCCGATTCTGCTGGCTGCACGACAGCCTGCGCAGCAGCAAATGGCCCCAGTGGCTCGCGGCGTTCCACCTCGGCGACCTCGCGAGCGAGCGGCACATGAAGCTGCAGGACACCGAGGCGACCCTCACCGCCGCCGTGGCAGGCCTGGGGATCGCGGTGGGCCACGCGGTCCTGATCGAGCACGACGTGCGCGAGGGCCGGCTGGCCGAGGCATGGCCCGGGCACATGCCGCTGGCGGCGGGCTACCACCTGCTGCAGTCCAAGCGGTCGGTACGCAATGCCGCCGCACAGGCGCTCGTCGCCTGGCTGTTCGACGAGGCCGAGGCGTTCCGCCGCACGCAACAGATCCCGGACGCCCGGCGTGGGGCTCCGACCGGCCAGCCCTTCGCGAGGGGTTGA
- the mnmA gene encoding tRNA 2-thiouridine(34) synthase MnmA — MTATPKHRVVVGLSGGVDSAVTAHLLKAMGHEVVGIFMKNWEDDDDSEYCASNIDFVDAAAVADVIGIEIEHVNFAAEYKDRVFAEFLREYQAGRTPNPDVLCNAEIKFKAFLDHAMRLGAEKIATGHYARVRQNAASGLFELLKGLDPSKDQSYFLHRLNQAQLSKTLFPVGELHKTEVRRIAEEIGLPNAKKKDSTGICFIGERPFREFLNRYIAHAAGPIQDERGRTLGRHQGLSFYTLGQRQGLGIGGVKEKGAQRGSGDHAPWFVARKDLDKNVLRVVQGHDHPWLQSHTLQAGDASWVAGAPPAAGLLAAKTRYRQADAPCRIDPLADGSFALEFPEAQWAVTPGQSAVLYDGEVCLGGGVIASATTVA, encoded by the coding sequence ATGACAGCAACCCCCAAGCACCGCGTCGTCGTCGGCCTGTCCGGCGGCGTGGATTCCGCGGTCACCGCCCATCTGCTGAAAGCCATGGGCCATGAGGTCGTCGGCATCTTCATGAAGAACTGGGAAGACGACGACGACAGCGAATACTGCGCCTCCAACATCGACTTCGTGGATGCGGCCGCCGTGGCCGACGTGATCGGCATCGAGATCGAGCACGTGAACTTCGCCGCCGAGTACAAGGACCGCGTGTTCGCCGAGTTCCTGCGCGAGTACCAGGCCGGCCGCACGCCCAACCCCGACGTGCTGTGCAACGCCGAGATCAAGTTCAAGGCCTTCCTGGACCACGCCATGCGCCTGGGCGCCGAGAAGATCGCGACCGGCCATTACGCGCGGGTGCGGCAGAACGCGGCGAGCGGCCTGTTCGAACTGCTCAAGGGCCTGGACCCGTCCAAGGACCAGAGCTATTTCCTGCACCGCCTGAACCAGGCGCAGCTGTCGAAGACGCTGTTTCCCGTGGGCGAGCTGCACAAGACCGAGGTGCGCCGCATCGCCGAAGAGATCGGCCTGCCCAATGCCAAGAAGAAGGACTCCACCGGCATCTGCTTCATCGGGGAGCGGCCGTTCCGCGAGTTCCTGAACCGCTACATCGCCCATGCGGCGGGGCCGATCCAGGACGAGCGCGGGCGCACACTGGGCCGCCACCAGGGCCTGAGCTTCTACACGCTGGGCCAGCGCCAGGGCCTGGGCATCGGCGGCGTGAAGGAAAAGGGCGCGCAGCGGGGCAGCGGAGACCACGCCCCCTGGTTCGTCGCGCGCAAGGACCTGGACAAGAACGTGCTGCGCGTGGTGCAGGGCCATGACCACCCCTGGCTGCAGTCGCACACGCTGCAGGCGGGCGATGCGAGCTGGGTGGCCGGCGCGCCGCCCGCCGCCGGCCTGCTGGCGGCCAAGACGCGCTACCGCCAGGCCGATGCGCCCTGCCGCATCGATCCACTGGCGGACGGCAGCTTCGCGCTGGAATTTCCCGAAGCGCAGTGGGCCGTCACCCCGGGCCAGTCCGCCGTGCTGTACGACGGCGAGGTGTGCCTCGGGGGCGGCGTGATCGCGTCGGCCACCACCGTCGCCTGA
- a CDS encoding type 1 glutamine amidotransferase domain-containing protein, translated as MNPFNFNRRGAVQAMGLALAAAAAGGGAARARAATPTTPSTAPSASGANPSILIVVSSHDRKGQDLVAGFWFPELTHPAQAFAQAGLAYDIASPQGGMPPFDGFDLQDEGNRWFWIQPELRNRLANSLPLAQVDPSRYAAVVLVGGHGPMWDFAGNAGLQAIVRSVYERGGVVGAVCHGPAGLLDLKLSDGTPLIAGRRLTAFTNEKEASRQYDRLVPFALESALKAGQAVFEEAGIFQSHVVVDGRLITGQNPASARPFGEAVAAALAARARP; from the coding sequence ATGAACCCATTCAACTTCAACCGGCGCGGGGCCGTCCAGGCGATGGGCCTGGCCCTCGCCGCAGCCGCCGCGGGCGGCGGTGCTGCGCGCGCGAGGGCGGCGACCCCCACGACACCCTCCACGGCGCCCTCCGCCTCGGGGGCGAACCCGAGCATCCTGATCGTGGTGTCGAGCCATGACCGAAAAGGCCAGGATCTGGTGGCGGGCTTCTGGTTTCCGGAACTGACGCACCCGGCTCAGGCGTTTGCGCAGGCCGGCCTCGCCTACGACATCGCCAGCCCCCAGGGCGGGATGCCGCCGTTCGACGGCTTCGACCTCCAGGACGAGGGCAACCGCTGGTTCTGGATCCAGCCGGAACTGAGGAACCGGCTGGCCAACAGCCTTCCCCTGGCCCAGGTCGATCCCTCCCGCTACGCCGCCGTGGTGCTCGTGGGCGGCCACGGCCCGATGTGGGACTTCGCGGGGAACGCCGGCCTTCAGGCGATCGTTCGCTCGGTCTACGAGCGCGGGGGCGTCGTGGGCGCGGTGTGCCACGGCCCGGCGGGCTTGCTGGACCTCAAGCTGTCCGACGGAACGCCGTTGATCGCCGGCCGCCGGCTGACAGCGTTCACCAACGAGAAAGAGGCCTCGCGCCAATACGACCGACTGGTCCCCTTCGCGCTGGAGTCGGCCCTGAAGGCGGGACAGGCCGTGTTCGAGGAAGCCGGCATCTTCCAGAGCCATGTGGTGGTCGACGGGCGATTGATCACCGGCCAGAACCCCGCTTCGGCCCGGCCGTTCGGCGAGGCGGTGGCCGCTGCGCTGGCAGCCCGGGCCCGGCCGTAG
- the paoA gene encoding aldehyde dehydrogenase iron-sulfur subunit PaoA produces MQNFTDPALTRRDLFVVGAAARTAAQAAPPSPKPGTLAPQGETAMPVRMTINGQQQTLSLDTRTTLLDALREHLHLTGTKKGCDHGQCGACTVIVDGRRINACLTLAVMHEGAQVTTIEGLGQPQKLHPLQAVFVKHDGYQCGYCTPGQICSAVGVLQEIKAGIPSHVSGDLTAQPLLSADEIRERMSGNLCRCGAYSNILDAITEVAATNGGAA; encoded by the coding sequence ATGCAAAACTTCACCGACCCAGCGCTGACCCGGCGAGACCTGTTCGTCGTGGGGGCCGCCGCCCGAACCGCGGCGCAGGCCGCTCCACCGTCGCCAAAGCCCGGCACGCTGGCGCCCCAGGGCGAGACGGCCATGCCGGTGCGCATGACCATCAACGGCCAACAGCAGACCCTGTCGCTGGACACCCGCACGACGCTGCTCGACGCCCTGCGCGAGCACCTGCACCTCACCGGCACCAAGAAGGGCTGCGACCACGGGCAGTGCGGTGCCTGCACGGTCATCGTCGATGGCCGCCGCATCAATGCCTGCCTGACCCTGGCGGTGATGCACGAGGGCGCGCAGGTCACCACCATCGAAGGCCTGGGCCAGCCGCAGAAGCTGCACCCGCTGCAGGCCGTGTTCGTCAAGCACGACGGCTACCAGTGCGGCTACTGCACGCCGGGCCAGATCTGCTCGGCCGTGGGCGTGCTGCAGGAAATCAAGGCCGGCATTCCCAGCCATGTGAGCGGCGACCTCACGGCGCAGCCCCTGCTCTCGGCCGACGAGATCCGCGAGCGCATGAGCGGCAACCTGTGCCGCTGCGGGGCCTATTCCAACATCCTGGATGCGATCACCGAAGTCGCCGCCACGAACGGGGGTGCCGCATGA
- a CDS encoding ArsR/SmtB family transcription factor codes for MDPTPIDPERLRQAASQAVSALKALANEDRLLLLCQLSQGEQCVIDLQARLGIQQPTLSQQLGVLRTQGVVETRREGKNIHYRVADAALLEILAVLYRLYCPKE; via the coding sequence ATGGACCCCACTCCCATCGACCCCGAACGCCTGCGCCAGGCGGCCAGCCAGGCCGTCTCGGCCCTGAAGGCCCTGGCCAACGAAGACCGGCTGCTGCTGCTGTGCCAGCTGTCGCAGGGCGAGCAGTGCGTGATCGACCTGCAGGCGCGCCTGGGCATCCAGCAGCCCACGCTATCGCAGCAGCTCGGCGTGCTGCGCACCCAGGGCGTGGTGGAGACCCGGCGCGAGGGCAAGAACATCCACTACCGCGTGGCCGATGCCGCGCTGCTCGAGATCCTGGCGGTGCTGTACCGCCTGTACTGCCCCAAGGAGTGA
- a CDS encoding MBL fold metallo-hydrolase has translation MPRTTSLQSFFDPATGTVTHLVWDLATRCAAIIDPVLDFDAAAGRTATRSADAVLACVRERGLTVQWILETHVHADHLSAAPYLKAQAGGRIAVGEHIRAVQAAFGRLFPAETGAADGSPFDHLVRDGETLLLGDTPVTALWVPGHTPADMAYLVDGAAFVGDTLFMPDVGTARADFPGGDAATLYRSIQRLLALPGDTRLFVCHDYPPAGRVPQWETTVQAQREHNIHVGGGVAEADFVALRRARDATLGAPTLLLPSLQVNVRAGQLPTPEANGIAYLRIPLNAFGTPPAA, from the coding sequence ATGCCCCGCACCACTTCCCTCCAGTCGTTCTTCGATCCCGCCACGGGCACGGTGACCCACCTCGTGTGGGATCTGGCGACGCGGTGCGCGGCCATCATCGATCCGGTGCTCGACTTCGATGCCGCCGCGGGCCGCACCGCCACCCGCTCGGCCGATGCGGTGCTGGCCTGCGTGCGCGAGCGGGGGCTCACGGTGCAGTGGATCCTGGAGACCCACGTGCATGCCGACCACCTGTCGGCCGCGCCGTACCTGAAGGCGCAGGCGGGGGGCCGCATCGCGGTGGGCGAGCACATCCGCGCGGTGCAGGCCGCCTTCGGCCGGCTCTTTCCCGCCGAAACCGGCGCCGCGGACGGCAGCCCGTTCGACCATCTGGTGCGCGATGGCGAGACGCTGCTGCTGGGCGACACGCCCGTCACGGCCCTGTGGGTGCCGGGGCACACGCCGGCCGACATGGCCTATCTCGTGGACGGCGCGGCCTTCGTGGGCGACACGCTCTTCATGCCCGACGTGGGCACGGCGCGGGCGGACTTTCCCGGGGGCGATGCGGCCACGCTCTACCGTTCTATCCAGCGGCTGCTGGCGCTGCCGGGCGACACGCGCCTGTTCGTGTGCCACGACTACCCACCGGCCGGGCGCGTGCCGCAATGGGAGACCACGGTGCAGGCGCAGCGCGAACACAACATCCACGTGGGCGGCGGCGTGGCCGAGGCGGATTTCGTCGCCCTGCGCCGCGCGCGCGACGCCACGCTGGGCGCGCCGACGCTGCTGCTGCCCTCCCTGCAGGTCAACGTGCGCGCCGGGCAGTTGCCGACCCCGGAGGCGAACGGCATCGCCTACCTGCGCATTCCGCTGAACGCGTTCGGGACGCCGCCGGCCGCCTGA
- a CDS encoding L-lactate permease — protein sequence MTWQQIYDPFGNMIISTALAAIPVVVMLAALGFFHIKAHIAAGLGLVAALLVAIFAYGMPADMAGRAALYGGFTGLLPIGWIVLNIIFLHQLTEQNGSFKVLQDSLSGITGDRRIQLLLIAFSFGAFFEGAAGFGTPVAVTAAILIGLGFSPLAASGLSLIANTAPVAFGALGTPVITLAKVHGYDLMEVTAMVGRQLPFFSLLVPFWLIWAFAGRKGMWEIWPAILVTAVSFAVPQYLVSNFIGPELVDIIAAIVSMASLVAFLRVWKPKTVWTSASLRGRDVSASEAKPPQPVTAHSRAALVAAWTPWVILSVFVFIWGLPPVKAWLNGLFAPAFPMAGLHNLIEKVPPVVPTPTKEGAVYTLNLLSATGTAILLSAVVSAFFMKYNPVAIARTFFKTVWLVRFSLLTIVLMLALGTLTRYSGTDTTLGLAFANTGVFYPFFGTLMGWLGVALTGSDTASNVLFGGMQKVAAEQLGLSPNLMGAANSSGGVMGKMIDAQSIVVASTATRWFNHEGDILRYVFFHSIALACLVGLYVTLQAYVWPFHLMVVH from the coding sequence ATGACCTGGCAGCAAATCTACGACCCGTTCGGCAACATGATCATTTCCACCGCGCTGGCCGCGATCCCGGTGGTCGTGATGCTCGCCGCGCTGGGCTTCTTCCACATCAAGGCGCACATCGCGGCCGGGCTGGGCCTGGTCGCGGCGCTGCTGGTGGCGATCTTCGCCTACGGCATGCCGGCCGACATGGCCGGGCGGGCGGCGCTGTACGGCGGCTTCACCGGCCTGCTGCCCATCGGCTGGATCGTGCTGAACATCATCTTCCTGCACCAGCTGACCGAGCAGAACGGCAGCTTCAAGGTGCTGCAGGATTCGCTCTCGGGCATCACCGGCGACCGGCGCATCCAGCTGCTGCTGATCGCCTTCAGCTTCGGCGCGTTCTTCGAGGGCGCGGCGGGCTTCGGCACCCCGGTGGCGGTGACGGCGGCCATCCTGATCGGGCTGGGCTTCTCGCCGCTGGCCGCCTCGGGCCTGTCGCTCATCGCCAATACGGCGCCGGTGGCGTTCGGGGCGCTGGGCACCCCGGTCATCACGCTGGCCAAGGTGCACGGCTACGACCTGATGGAGGTGACGGCGATGGTGGGGCGGCAGCTGCCGTTCTTCTCGCTGCTGGTGCCGTTCTGGCTGATCTGGGCCTTCGCGGGCCGCAAGGGCATGTGGGAGATCTGGCCCGCCATCCTGGTGACGGCGGTGTCCTTCGCCGTGCCCCAGTACCTGGTGTCCAACTTCATCGGCCCCGAGCTGGTGGACATCATCGCCGCCATCGTCTCCATGGCTTCGCTGGTGGCCTTCCTGCGCGTGTGGAAGCCCAAGACGGTGTGGACCTCGGCCTCGCTGCGCGGGCGCGACGTGAGCGCCTCGGAGGCCAAGCCGCCCCAGCCCGTCACCGCGCACAGCCGCGCCGCGCTGGTGGCCGCCTGGACGCCCTGGGTCATCCTGTCGGTGTTCGTGTTCATCTGGGGCCTGCCGCCGGTCAAGGCCTGGCTCAACGGCCTGTTCGCGCCCGCCTTCCCCATGGCCGGCCTGCACAACCTGATCGAGAAGGTGCCGCCCGTGGTGCCCACGCCCACCAAGGAGGGCGCGGTGTACACGCTGAACTTGCTGTCGGCCACCGGCACCGCCATCCTGCTGTCGGCGGTGGTGAGCGCGTTCTTCATGAAATACAACCCGGTCGCCATCGCGCGCACGTTCTTCAAGACGGTGTGGCTGGTGCGCTTTTCGCTGCTCACCATCGTGCTCATGCTGGCCCTGGGCACGCTCACGCGCTATTCGGGCACCGACACCACGCTGGGGCTGGCGTTCGCCAACACGGGCGTGTTCTACCCGTTCTTCGGCACGCTGATGGGCTGGCTGGGCGTGGCGCTCACCGGCTCGGACACGGCCTCGAATGTGCTGTTCGGCGGCATGCAGAAGGTCGCGGCCGAGCAGTTGGGTCTGTCGCCCAACCTCATGGGTGCGGCCAACAGCTCGGGCGGGGTGATGGGCAAGATGATCGATGCGCAGTCGATCGTGGTGGCATCGACGGCCACCCGCTGGTTCAACCACGAGGGCGACATCCTGCGCTACGTGTTCTTCCACTCGATCGCGCTGGCCTGCCTGGTGGGGCTGTACGTGACGCTGCAGGCGTACGTGTGGCCCTTCCACCTGATGGTGGTGCACTGA
- a CDS encoding NUDIX hydrolase: protein MPNRWKPNVTVAAVIEQDGRFLLVEEDTADGLRLNNPAGHLDPGESPIDGCVREVLEETACDFTPTALVGVYLNRFTRTRTGDDITYLRFAFAGSVGPVHAWRTLDDGIVRTVWMTLDEIRCCADRHRSPLVMECIEDYLAGKRYPLELIHTDASVLQPR from the coding sequence ATGCCGAACCGCTGGAAACCCAACGTCACCGTGGCCGCCGTCATCGAACAGGACGGCCGCTTCCTGCTGGTGGAAGAAGACACGGCCGACGGCCTGCGGCTGAACAACCCGGCGGGGCACCTGGACCCGGGCGAGTCGCCCATCGACGGCTGCGTGCGCGAGGTGCTGGAGGAAACCGCCTGCGACTTCACCCCCACGGCGCTGGTGGGCGTGTACCTCAACCGCTTCACGCGCACCCGCACGGGCGACGACATCACCTACCTGCGCTTCGCCTTCGCCGGCTCGGTGGGACCGGTGCATGCCTGGCGCACGCTGGACGACGGCATCGTGCGCACCGTGTGGATGACGCTCGACGAGATCCGCTGCTGCGCGGACCGCCACCGCAGCCCGCTGGTGATGGAGTGCATCGAGGACTATCTGGCCGGCAAGCGCTACCCGCTGGAGCTGATCCACACCGACGCCAGCGTGCTGCAGCCGCGCTGA